A region of Larimichthys crocea isolate SSNF chromosome X, L_crocea_2.0, whole genome shotgun sequence DNA encodes the following proteins:
- the ptger1a gene encoding prostaglandin E2 receptor EP1 subtype, with protein sequence MLALSHYNSSASTLLPRFTNDSTGKVEASVAVEGLLQQGNLTSVQPSTSGVIVVILSMTLGIISNIVALFILANAYSIQRRRTKATFLLFAASLVATDFIGHLVPGALVLRLYLSGGVHPEDFNSSDRMCQFLGGSMVFFGLCPLFMGCAMAAERCLGVTKPLLHSSLVTKTRTKICLSVIWLAALFVALLPCFQLGSYTYQVPGTWCFIKVLNDTEKVDVAFVVLFSGLGLTSLAIALVCNTISGWTLVLARLRRKPGSHHSARSHDIEMVVQLVGIMVTSCICWSPLLIFGLMSVIRSYSGSIGEDLSSYKTLMVMGVRLATWNQILDPWVYILLRRTVLRKIYLIAKCQAGLRGNMLARWEPTSFHSSEKKQVSQV encoded by the exons ATGTTAGCGTTGAGCCACTACAACTCTTCAGCCTCCACCCTTCTCCCTCGTTTCACTAATGACAGCACGGGGAAGGTGGAGGCCAGTGTGGCTGTTGAAGGCCTGTTGCAGCAGGGAAACCTCACCTCAGTGCAGCCCAGCACTAGTGGGGTCATTGTTGTCATATTGTCTATGACACTGGGCATCATCTCCAACATTGTGGCCCTCTTCATCCTGGCCAATGCATACTCCATCCAGCGGCGGCGCACTAAAGCCACATTCCTTCTGTTTGCTGCTTCACTGGTGGCCACAGATTTCATTGGCCACTTAGTCCCCGGCGCCCTGGTCCTGCGACTTTACCTCTCTGGAGGTGTGCACCCTGAGGACTTCAACTCTTCTGACAGGATGTGCCAGTTTCTGGGTGGCAGCATGGTGTTCTTTGGTCTGTGCCCACTCTTCATGGGATGTGCCATGGCTGCTGAACGCTGCCTGGGAGTCACCAAGCCGTTGCTACACTCATCCCTGGTCACCAAAACTCGTACAAagatctgcctgtctgtcatcTGGTTGGCAGCTCTGTTTGTGGCCCTGCTGCCATGCTTTCAGCTGGGCTCTTATACCTATCAGGTCCCAGGGACCTGGTGTTTCATTAAAGTGCTTAATGACACTGAGAAGGTGGATGTGGCGTTTGTGGTGTTGTTCTCTGGACTAGGATTGACCTCTCTAGCCATAGCGCTGGTATGTAACACCATTAGTGGATGGACGCTGGTGCTTGCTCGGCTCAGGAGGAAGCCTGGCTCCCATCACTCAGCCAGGTCCCATGACATAGAAATGGTGGTGCAGCTGGTCGGCATCATGGTCACCTCCTGTATCTGCTGGAGCCCTCTGCTG ATCTTCGGCCTGATGTCTGTGATCCGCTCCTACTCAGGCTCTATTGGAGAGGACCTGTCCAGCTATAAAACTCTGATGGTGATGGGTGTGAGGCTGGCCACGTGGAACCAGATCCTCGACCCCTGGGTCTACATCCTGCTTCGCCGCACTGTCCTCCGCAAGATCTACCTCATCGCTAAGTGTCAGGCAGGCCTTAGGGGTAATATGTTAGCCCGCTGGGAGCCCACCTCCTTCCACAGCTCTGAAAAGAAACAAGTCAGCCAAGTTTGA